One window from the genome of Hyperolius riggenbachi isolate aHypRig1 chromosome 6, aHypRig1.pri, whole genome shotgun sequence encodes:
- the LOC137522280 gene encoding uncharacterized protein translates to MPGKRGRPTRISRQRRCGNCDDEHGAAHGKRVNKKKEVSEQIPEDENVNAGDACQTLSDTSSVTQQPLMPVVDEQSQTVTIFLVPMEKATVASPVDIVNLENNQDSSSQNQNLENQGLVEETHEGSMNEQASNSNNDVNLSSENPIDMELMDNFEGVSMREPLLIDTASEIVNFRLALDDNIDSDDEGEEALDLSTRPACQNTVETLENDVHVSFDRELDIGHTEKESDQDANQANVHEENYFNQSKDAENVQEHNNNSKHRDCDDEEEDDNKSVQDVAEGQECVEDQDSEQGSSNYEDYEPTTSVNDFQGNRSSSDGWGDDDSSFLGDEYSVHDSAEDNNDSQEDVDTDTLISEVNDCDNHNRQRIAVLPDHANDSAPENSDVVVVNENVLDNSELHRNDSDMGRHGNMQTNEEANANNVDESFNETIINNSQQSKGGISRMPKFTIAENLMLCRFVCADYEFLLKRDKNEDVRRMKNQKWKYIGEKVNTNFYQVIITNSLITFQY, encoded by the coding sequence ATGCCGGGCAAACGCGGACGTCCCACTAGGATCTCCAGACAGCGGCGATGTGGGAACTGCGACGACGAGCACGGTGCAGCTCACGGAAAGCGTGTTAACAAGAAAAAAGAGGTATCTGAGCAGATTCCCGAGGACGAAAACGTCAATGCAGGTGACGCATGTCAGACATTGTCTGACACAAGTAGTGTGACGCAGCAGCCATTGATGCCAGTGGTAGATGAGCAATCCCAaacagttacaatttttttaGTACCTATGGAGAAAGCAACTGTGGCTAGTCCTGTAGATATTGTGAATTTAGAAAATAATCAAGATTCATCATCACAAAACCAAAACTTAGAAAACCAGGGCCTAGTTGAGGAAACGCACGAAGGTTCCATGAACGAGCAGGCCTCAAATTCTAATAATGACGTCAATCTTAGTAGTGAAAATCCCATAGATATGGAGTTGATGGACAATTTTGAAGGAGTTTCTATGCGTGAACCATTACTTATTGATACCGCAAGTGAAATTGTGAACTTCAGACTTGCACTAGATGATAACATTGATTCTGACGATGAGGGCGAGGAAGCATTAGATCTCAGTACAAGACCTGCCTGTCAAAACACGGTGGAGACCCTTGAGAATGATGTGCATGTTAGTTTTGATAGGGAATTAGACATTGGACATACAGAAAAGGAATCTGACCAAGATGCAAACCAAGCGAATGtgcatgaggaaaattattttaatcaaTCTAAGGATGCAGAAAATGTACAGGAGCATAACAATAATTCAAAACACAGAGATTGTGATGATGAAGAGGAGGATGACAATAAGAGTGTTCAGGATGTTGCAGAAGGACAAGAATGTGTAGAGGATCAGGATAGTGAACAAGGTTCATCTAATTATGAAGATTATGAACCTACAACCAGCGTCAATGATTTTCAAGGAAACCGAAGCTCCTCAGACGGTTGGGGAGATGATGATAGCAGTTTTCTTGGTGATGAGTACTCAGTTCATGACAGTGCTGAAGATAATAATGATTCACAAGAAGATGTTGATACTGACACACTTATTTCAGAAGTTAATGACTGTGATAATCATAACCGACAACGAATTGCAGTGCTTCCAGATCATGCAAATGACAGTGCACCAGAGAATTCTGATGTGGTTGTTGTGAATGAAAATGTACTAGACAATTCTGAATTGCATAGGAATGATTCTGACATGGGCAGGCATGGTAATATGCAAACAAACGAAGAGGCCAATGCAAATAACGTGGACGAGAGTTTTAATGAAACGATCATTAATAATTCCCAGCAATCCAAAGGTGGGATTAGTAGAATGCCAAAATTTACAATTGCAGAAAATCTGATGTTGTGTCGCTTCGTATGTGCAGATTATGAGTTTCTGTTAAAGAGGGATAAGAATGAAGATGTTCGTCGGATGAAAAATCAGAAGTGGAAgtacataggagaaaaggtaaacacAAATTTCTATCAAGTTATCATTACCAATTCATTGATTACTTTTCAATACTGA
- the LOC137523052 gene encoding uncharacterized protein DDB_G0288805-like, whose product MMEDRDIQDAEYNRWQELVRNTVRSMPKVARRFVTRPYRKRKTSNPPDYASYASSNTANQHDQPEEPSERDQETMNLPVKKVNNHTIIPQKANSCNATADKSSVGNKMAENGRRSEKRGHGKNQEHCELLNVTKVSDTQHTRQTDGTAVQNTVKLSKKKSTTTNVNNISDSLVTNDNDCAHNVNNRQQSSQRSVGKEKSTDNVLTNVSRPSCRPSVDFEVHDAVHAGSDSGCGNLHSDSQNSSISEDIVIGRAGKQKSQVPSGRKSKAKSNCQAVQPYYKHAQLSTTPCSGSMQIVPAHNREFDMTCKLLEVQQTTLQLLATIAEGQKQMLDNQKGMLKEMKQKNKRRKHKNNYRQAESSDFED is encoded by the exons ATGATGGAAGACCGAGACATACAGGATGCAGAGTATAACCGCTGGCAAGAATTAGTTAGAAATACAGTGCGGTCTATGCCCAAAGTTGCTCGACGGTTCG TTACAAGACCTTACAGAAAAAGGAAAACCTCCAATCCACCAGACTACGCAAGCTACGCTTCGTCAAACACTGCAAATCAGCATGACCAACCTGAAGAACCTTCAGAAAGAGACCAAGAAACAATGAACTTACCTGTAAAGAAGGTAAATAATCACACTATCATTCCACAGAAAGCTAATTCTTGCAATGCAACAGCAGATAAAAGCAGTGTTGGAAACAAAATGGCAGAAAATGGCAGAAGATCAGAAAAGCGTGGACACGGTAAAAACCAGGAACATTGTGAGTTACTTAACGTGACAAAAGTCTCTGATACGCAACATACAAGGCAAACAGACGGAACTGCAGTACAAAATACAGTTAAATTatcgaaaaaaaaatctactaccacaaatgtTAACAACATCAGTGATAGTTTGGTTACTAATGATAATGATTGTGCACACAATGTAAACAATAGGCAGCAATCAAGTCAACGAAGTGTAGGTAAAGAAAAATCCACTGATAACGTGCTTACGAATGTCAGTCGTCCAAGTTGCAGACCATCGGTAGATTTTGAAGTTCATGATGCAGTACATGCTGGAAGTGATAGTGGTTGTGGTAATTTACACTCTGATTCACAAAATAGTAGTATTAGTGAAGACATAGTTATTGGCAGAGCAGGAAAACAAAAGTCACAGGTACCATCAGGTAGAAAAAGTAAAGCCAAATCTAATTGTCAAGCCGTTCAACCATATTACAAACATGCACAACTAAGTACTACACCTTGCAGTGGTAGTATGCAAATAGTGCCTGCTCACAACAGGGAGTTTGATATGACATGCAAATTACTAGAGGTACAACAAACAACTCTACAGTTACTGGCTACCATAGCTGAGGGACAGAAACAAATGTTGGATAACCAAAAGGGAATGCTGAaggaaatgaaacaaaaaaacaagcgtagaaaacacaaaaacaattaCAGACAGGCAGAGAGTTCCGATTTCGAGGATTAG